The sequence GCGGCATAGATAAGGAGCTTTCCATGCGTATCAATCCACCACTTGTTGCACTCGCCATCGGTGCCTTCGGCATCGGCGTCACAGAATTCGCCCCCATGGGCATGTTGCCGGGTATCGCTGCGGATCTGGGTGTTTCCATTCCCGCTGCCGGTTTGCTGGTCAGTGCTTATGCGCTGGGGGTATTGCTCGGCGCACCGCTGATGACCCTGACCACCGGCAAGATTCCCCGGCGCTATCTGCTGATCGGGCTTATGGCGATTTTCACCCTCGGTAATCTGATGTCAGCGTTGGCCACCGATTACTACAGCCTCATGGTTGCCAGGGTCGTGACCTCACTGAACCACGGTGCCTTCTTTGGCGTTGGCTCCGTCGTCGCCGCCACCCTGGTCGCCCCGGAGAAACGTGCCGGTGCGGTTGCGGCGATGTTCATGGGCCTGACTCTGGCGACCATCGGCGGTGTGCCGCTGGCCGCCTGGTTTGGCGAAATGTTTGGTTGGCGCACGGCTTTCTGGGGGATTACCGGCCTCGGCGTGGTGACCATGGCCGCGTTGTGGTTCGCCTTGCCCAACGTGCGGGCGCCGCAAAGCGTCGGTGTCATGGCAGAAATTCGAGTGTTGGGGCGCGGCCCGGTGCTGGCCGCGCTGGCCCTGACCGTCGTCGGCTCGAGCGCGATGTTCACCGTCTTCACCTACATCGCACCGATCCTCAGCAGCGAGACCCATGCGTCCACCGCCTTCATCACCGCGATGCTGATGCTTTACGGTGTCGGGTTGACGCTGGGCAACATGTGGTGCGGCAAGGCCGCTGACCGCTCGATCGATCGCACCCTGATCGTCTCGCTGAGCGTGCTGATTCTGGTCTTGTTGGCGTTCACCGTACTGATGCGTTGGCCGCTGCCGGCCGCCGTGGCCATTCTGATCTGGGGTATTGCCAGCTTTGCTTTGGTGCCGCCACTACAGATGCGCGTCATGGAAGCGGCCAAGGACGCGCCCAATCTGGCCTCGGCGGTGAACATCGGCGCGTTCAACTTCGGCAATGCGATTGGCGCGGCGCTGGGCGGCGCGGTGATCAGCAGCGGGCTGGGTTATCCGGCGATCTCCCTGGCCGGCGCGGCAATGGCGGGCCTGGGGCTGCTGATGGTGTTGGGGTTTGCGTGGCGTTCCAGAACGGTTGAAGCCGCGGTGGTGTGACACGTTCAACAATGCTCGGCGAGTTGTCAGTCATTCATAGGGTGAGTAAGCTGCCCCCATGAATCAGCCATCCCTCTCTACCTCCTCGCCGAGCACTCGCGGCCCCGCCGAACACGACATTCGTGACCAGATTGTCGCCGCGGCCAACGAGCACTTCAGCCAATACGGCTACGGTAAAACCACGGTTTCCGACCTGGCCAAGGCCATCGGTTTTTCCAAGGCCTACATCTATAAATTCTTTGATTCCAAGCAGGCGATTGGCGAGGCTATTTGCGCCAACTGTCTGGGACAAATCGCTGCAGCAGTCGAGCACGCGGTTAACGCGGAAGCGCTTTCAGCCACCGAGCGTTTGCGCAGGTTGGTGAAAACCGTGATCGCCACGGGTGTGGACCTGTTCTTCAACGATCGCAAGCTCTACGACATCGCGGCGTTTTCCGCCTCGGAGCGCTGGAACAGTGCGCAAGTGTATGAAGCGCAGATCAAGGCCTTTATCCTCGACATCGTGCGTCAAGGTCGAGAAGCGGGGGAGTTCGAACGCAAGACGCCGCTGGACGAGACCGTCGAGTCGATCAATCTGGCGCTGCGACCTTTCGTCAATCCGCTGCTGTTGCAACACAATCTGGATTTGATCGAGCAAGCGCCCACGCTGACCACCAATCTCATCCTGCGCAGCCTGATGCCTTGACCCATCGCTGAGCAAGCTTTTCAGGCGATTAGAGTCAAGGCAACATCCCCCTCATTACGTTTCCTGCCCACCGGCACATCAGTGCCGGGAGGGCATTGAATTTAGTCTTATGTGACCATTGACTGAATCGGTCACATGGATAATATGGTTTCGCTGTAGTGCTCGATGTTCTATTCCAGTGATCTCCATAGAGTCCAATAATGAAAAAAACAATGCTCAAGAGCCCCGTGGGCCTGGCCTTCGTGCTTGCGTCTTCCAATGTGTTTGCCGGTGGCTTTGCACTCAACGAACAAAGCATCAGCGGGATGGGATCCGGTTTTGCCGGTCGATCTTCATCAGCCGAAGACGCCAGTACGGTCTACGGCAACCCGGCGGGCATGGCGCGGCTTAAACGGGAGCAGGTGAGCGTGGGCGCGGCGACGCTGTTCGCCAAGTCTGATATCAGCCGCACGCGCAGTACGTTCGGCGGTAATGAAGACGGCGACATGGTGCCAACGACCACCGTGCCCATGGGGTATTACGTCAAACCGATTGATGACCACTGGGCATTCGGCGTCGGATTTTATGTGCCGTTCGGGCTGATCACCGACTACGGCAGTGGTTTTGCCGGACGCTATTACGCCAACAAGAGTGAAGTCACCACGCTGACTTTCCAGCCGACCATCAGCTACGCCTTTAACGAAAAAGTCTCGATCGGCTTCGGTCCGACCATTAACCGTATCAGCGGCGAGATATCCGGCATGGTGCCCAATCCACTCAGCCCGGGGCGTAATGACGGCAAGCTGAAAAGCACGGGTGATGATACCGCGCTGGGCTTCAACGCCGGTGTGCTGGTGCAGGCGACAGACCAGACCCGCCTGGGGCTGACCTATCACTCCAAAGTCAGTTACCACCTGGATGCGAAAACCAAGGTCACCGATGGCATCTTCAGCGTGCTGGGCGTGAGCGGTCGCAGCTATGACGCGTCGCTGGACGTGGACACGCCGGAGTCGGTGGACGTTTCGGTTACGCATCAATTCAATAACGACTGGACGCTTTATGTCGGCAGTACCTGGACGCGCTGGAGCCGCTTCAAGGAGCTGACGATCGAGAACAGTGGCTTGCCGCCGTTGCTGAGTGGCCAGTTGGGGACGATTAGCGAAGAGCAGAACTGGCACGACACCTGGGCTCACGCGATCGGTGCGGCCTATCAATTGAATAACCAATGGGTACTTCGTGCCGGTTTCTCGGTTGATCAGTCACCGGCCAACAACACCAATCGGGGGCCGCGCATTCCGACGGGCGACCGCAAGGTGCTCAGCTTCGGGGCGGGCTGGACGCCGGTGGAAAATGTCACGATCGACCTGGCTTATTCCTACCTTTGGGAGGAGAGCGTCGAGGTTAACGACACCTCGGCATCGAGAGGTGCCTACAGTGCCAGATACAAGAACAGTGCGAGCGGGCTTGGGACTTCTGTGAGCTACCGTTTTTAGTCGGGCCTGTCGGTCGATTCGTGGTTCGATCTCGCAGGTGGTAAGGATGTAGGGTGTGACTATTGACGATATTGGTCACAAGACTGAGAATATGATGATCATCCTATTCCACAGTAAGTGAACCTATGCGCCGGCTCCGACTTTTCCCCATTGCCGCATGCTTGTTGCCTCTAGCCCTGACCGCCTGTGGCGAATCTTCCAGTGTTGCAGATCCCCGTACACAGGCGCCGCTGGTCAGATCCGCTGCGGTACAAGCGTCACCTGACATCGCTCGTTCTTTCACCGGTGTCGTGGCGGCGCGCGTTCAGGGCGACCTAGGGTTTCGCGTATCGGGCAAAGTGCTCGAACGTCTGGTTGATACGGGGGAGGTCGTCAAGCGCGGGCAGCCGCTGATGCGTCTCGACCCGATCGACCTCGGACTGCAAGCGCGGGCGCAGCAGGCGGCGGTCATCGCTGCTCGCGCCAGCGCCAAACAGACCGCCGACGATGAGGCTCGCTATCGCAAACTGGTCGGCGTTGGCGCCATTTCGGCATCAGCCTACGATCAGTTCAGAGCCGCCGCGGAGACTGCAAAAGCGCAGCTCAACGCCGCGCAAGCGCAAGCCGATGTAGCGCGCAATACCTCGGGTTATGCGCTGCTGGTCGCTGATGCGGACGGCGTAGTGGTGGAAACGCTCGCCGAGCCAGGACAAGTGGTCAGCCCGGGACAACCGGTGGTGCGCCTGGCCCGTGCAGGTCAGCGCGAAGCCATCGTGCATCTACCCGAAACGTTGCGCCCGGCTGTCGGCTCCACCGCGCAAGCCAGCCTCTACGGCATGAATTCAGCGGCTGTCACGGCAAAACTGCGGCTGCTTTCGGACTCGGCAGACCGCACAACGCGCACGTTCGAAGCGCGCTATGTGCTCGAAGGACCGTTGGCCAACGCGCCGATCGGTGCGACCGTCACCCTCAGCATTGCCGAGGGCGCCTCCCAGACACAGGCCTTACAAGTTCCCATCGCTGCTGTTTACGACGCGGGTAAAGGTCCAGGTGTGTGGTTGATCGCCGGAACACCGGCAACAGTGACCTGGCGAGCGGTTCAGGTGCTGGGGTTGAGTGATGATTCGGCCCGCATCGCCGGCGACCTCGCTGCCGGTGAGCAGGTTGTAGCGTTGGGCGCCCATCTGCTGCGCGATGGCGAAGAAGTACGGTTGCCGCAGATGAGCGAAGCCAGCGTTGCCGGGAGCCGTCCATGAGTCAGGGGCGCTTCAACCTTTCGGCCATCGCCGTGCGCGAGCGGGCAATCACGGTTTTCCTGATTTTTCTGATCGCTGTTGCAGGGACGTTGTCGTTCTTTAAGTTGGGACGTGCGGAAGATCCACCGTTTACGGTCAAGCAGCTGACCGTGATTACCGCGTGGCCGGGCGCGACGGCGCAAGAGATGCAGGATCAGGTCGCCGAACCCCTTGAAAAGCGCCTGCAAGA comes from Pseudomonas sp. RU47 and encodes:
- a CDS encoding TetR/AcrR family transcriptional regulator, which produces MNQPSLSTSSPSTRGPAEHDIRDQIVAAANEHFSQYGYGKTTVSDLAKAIGFSKAYIYKFFDSKQAIGEAICANCLGQIAAAVEHAVNAEALSATERLRRLVKTVIATGVDLFFNDRKLYDIAAFSASERWNSAQVYEAQIKAFILDIVRQGREAGEFERKTPLDETVESINLALRPFVNPLLLQHNLDLIEQAPTLTTNLILRSLMP
- a CDS encoding MFS transporter, yielding MRINPPLVALAIGAFGIGVTEFAPMGMLPGIAADLGVSIPAAGLLVSAYALGVLLGAPLMTLTTGKIPRRYLLIGLMAIFTLGNLMSALATDYYSLMVARVVTSLNHGAFFGVGSVVAATLVAPEKRAGAVAAMFMGLTLATIGGVPLAAWFGEMFGWRTAFWGITGLGVVTMAALWFALPNVRAPQSVGVMAEIRVLGRGPVLAALALTVVGSSAMFTVFTYIAPILSSETHASTAFITAMLMLYGVGLTLGNMWCGKAADRSIDRTLIVSLSVLILVLLAFTVLMRWPLPAAVAILIWGIASFALVPPLQMRVMEAAKDAPNLASAVNIGAFNFGNAIGAALGGAVISSGLGYPAISLAGAAMAGLGLLMVLGFAWRSRTVEAAVV
- a CDS encoding efflux RND transporter periplasmic adaptor subunit; its protein translation is MRRLRLFPIAACLLPLALTACGESSSVADPRTQAPLVRSAAVQASPDIARSFTGVVAARVQGDLGFRVSGKVLERLVDTGEVVKRGQPLMRLDPIDLGLQARAQQAAVIAARASAKQTADDEARYRKLVGVGAISASAYDQFRAAAETAKAQLNAAQAQADVARNTSGYALLVADADGVVVETLAEPGQVVSPGQPVVRLARAGQREAIVHLPETLRPAVGSTAQASLYGMNSAAVTAKLRLLSDSADRTTRTFEARYVLEGPLANAPIGATVTLSIAEGASQTQALQVPIAAVYDAGKGPGVWLIAGTPATVTWRAVQVLGLSDDSARIAGDLAAGEQVVALGAHLLRDGEEVRLPQMSEASVAGSRP
- a CDS encoding OmpP1/FadL family transporter encodes the protein MKKTMLKSPVGLAFVLASSNVFAGGFALNEQSISGMGSGFAGRSSSAEDASTVYGNPAGMARLKREQVSVGAATLFAKSDISRTRSTFGGNEDGDMVPTTTVPMGYYVKPIDDHWAFGVGFYVPFGLITDYGSGFAGRYYANKSEVTTLTFQPTISYAFNEKVSIGFGPTINRISGEISGMVPNPLSPGRNDGKLKSTGDDTALGFNAGVLVQATDQTRLGLTYHSKVSYHLDAKTKVTDGIFSVLGVSGRSYDASLDVDTPESVDVSVTHQFNNDWTLYVGSTWTRWSRFKELTIENSGLPPLLSGQLGTISEEQNWHDTWAHAIGAAYQLNNQWVLRAGFSVDQSPANNTNRGPRIPTGDRKVLSFGAGWTPVENVTIDLAYSYLWEESVEVNDTSASRGAYSARYKNSASGLGTSVSYRF